Proteins found in one Amycolatopsis aidingensis genomic segment:
- a CDS encoding VOC family protein yields MTEPSDPLDALRDPYQPVDPDPRFADALRLSLRRAILDPPADGAEMTTTESTQSPALADYHSLGAYLAVSDARRALEFYEQAFGATRRADPIVMDDGRIGHAELAIGDSVLMLAEEFPEIGHFESSGGGAAIRVEVPDADAAVARAVQLGATVQREVTSDEHGRKGTIVDPFRQRWLVVQAPQRSSAGVAAPRHGNAGYFTFTVPDDEAAKAFYGAVLGWQFSAGRVDRAWRIEGSGLPDAGMWGGQPYPGWKMMYAVDDLDAAVERVGAQGGQVREVGQQPYGRTADCVDNQGIEFWLWQQ; encoded by the coding sequence ATGACCGAACCGTCTGATCCGCTGGACGCCCTCCGTGACCCGTACCAGCCGGTCGACCCGGACCCCCGGTTCGCCGACGCGCTGCGTCTGTCGCTACGCCGCGCGATCCTGGACCCGCCAGCCGATGGAGCAGAGATGACCACCACCGAGAGCACCCAGAGCCCGGCCCTGGCCGACTACCACTCGCTCGGCGCCTACCTGGCCGTTTCCGACGCCCGGCGGGCGCTGGAGTTCTACGAACAGGCCTTCGGCGCCACCCGCAGGGCCGACCCGATCGTGATGGACGACGGCCGGATCGGGCACGCCGAACTGGCCATCGGGGACTCCGTGCTGATGCTGGCCGAGGAGTTCCCGGAGATCGGGCATTTCGAGTCATCCGGCGGGGGCGCGGCGATCCGGGTGGAGGTGCCGGACGCGGACGCCGCCGTGGCCAGGGCCGTGCAGCTCGGCGCCACCGTGCAGCGCGAGGTGACCAGCGACGAGCACGGGCGCAAGGGCACGATCGTGGACCCGTTCCGGCAGCGCTGGCTGGTGGTGCAGGCACCGCAGCGGTCTTCGGCAGGGGTGGCCGCCCCGCGGCACGGCAACGCCGGGTACTTCACCTTCACCGTCCCGGACGACGAGGCGGCCAAGGCTTTCTACGGTGCGGTACTCGGCTGGCAGTTCAGCGCCGGGCGCGTGGACCGGGCCTGGCGGATCGAGGGTTCCGGGCTGCCGGACGCCGGGATGTGGGGCGGGCAGCCCTACCCCGGCTGGAAGATGATGTACGCGGTGGACGACCTGGACGCCGCCGTGGAGCGGGTCGGCGCCCAGGGCGGGCAGGTGCGCGAGGTCGGGCAGCAGCCCTACGGGCGCACCGCGGACTGCGTCGACAACCAGGGAATCGAGTTCTGGCTATGGCAACAGTGA
- a CDS encoding helix-turn-helix domain-containing protein: MGVPRKPNHARRQLGRTLRKLRERARMSQDEVAREMHFSKAKVSRLELGQLPNRYELMALLDLYGVIVSDYTPYLEMLERAQERGWWHIYGLDDRGYVPLEDEACLVREFQLGYIPGLLQTEAYMRAGFNDLREQERADNDVAVRLHRQRRLTEEPTLRLHAILDETVLRRPVLPPAEQRAQLEHLIAVTALPTVTVQVIPLAFGAHNGRSGTFVILSYPDPKDPDIAYLEHGFGAWQTEKESQVRAARLAFEHLADLALDEPDSIALIRRVIAET; encoded by the coding sequence ATGGGCGTGCCGAGGAAGCCGAACCACGCGCGGCGCCAGCTCGGCCGGACCCTGCGCAAGCTGCGCGAGCGGGCCCGGATGAGCCAGGACGAGGTCGCCAGGGAGATGCACTTCTCCAAGGCGAAGGTGAGCAGGCTGGAGCTGGGGCAGCTGCCGAACCGCTACGAGCTGATGGCCCTGCTGGACCTCTACGGCGTGATCGTCTCGGACTACACCCCGTATCTGGAAATGCTGGAACGTGCCCAGGAACGCGGCTGGTGGCATATCTACGGCCTGGACGACCGAGGTTATGTGCCGCTGGAGGACGAGGCCTGCCTGGTGCGCGAGTTCCAGCTCGGCTATATCCCCGGACTCCTGCAGACCGAGGCATATATGCGAGCGGGCTTCAACGATCTCCGTGAACAGGAGCGGGCCGACAACGACGTGGCGGTCCGGCTGCACCGGCAGCGGCGGCTGACCGAGGAGCCCACCCTGCGCCTGCACGCGATCCTGGATGAGACCGTGCTGCGCAGGCCGGTGCTGCCGCCAGCGGAACAACGTGCCCAGCTGGAGCACCTGATCGCGGTGACCGCGCTGCCCACGGTGACCGTGCAGGTGATCCCGCTGGCGTTCGGTGCGCACAACGGCCGGTCCGGCACATTCGTCATCCTGAGCTACCCGGACCCGAAGGACCCGGACATCGCCTACCTTGAGCACGGCTTCGGGGCCTGGCAAACGGAGAAGGAGTCGCAGGTCCGCGCTGCTAGGCTGGCCTTCGAGCACCTCGCCGACCTGGCGCTGGACGAGCCGGACTCGATCGCGCTGATCCGGCGGGTGATCGCCGAGACCTGA
- a CDS encoding SAV_915 family protein encodes MNDTAVDQDNVKPIPPEFPPVVYLPCAAHASDPSEAVVELRRTRDGRMALMAYSALDRLKYCCGDQQPWMVVPTAQLDNIQQVQPFELVLLDVIIPPEHRHGAEGASDA; translated from the coding sequence GTGAACGACACCGCCGTCGACCAGGACAACGTCAAACCGATCCCGCCGGAGTTCCCGCCGGTCGTCTATCTGCCATGCGCCGCGCACGCCAGCGACCCGTCCGAGGCCGTGGTCGAGCTGCGCCGCACCCGGGACGGCCGGATGGCCCTGATGGCCTACTCCGCACTCGACCGGCTGAAGTACTGCTGTGGTGACCAGCAGCCGTGGATGGTGGTGCCGACGGCGCAGCTGGACAACATCCAGCAGGTGCAGCCGTTCGAGCTGGTACTGCTCGACGTGATCATTCCGCCGGAGCACCGGCACGGAGCCGAGGGGGCGAGCGATGCCTGA
- a CDS encoding SDR family NAD(P)-dependent oxidoreductase, giving the protein MPITVLVTGASSGIGRATALAFAEHGARVFGTSRHPRPAGDGVEMLELDVRSAESVRRCVERVGRIDVLVNNAGVMCEGFAEEVTPAQAQEVLEANFLGTVRVTNAVLPGMRARRAGRIVNVGSLAAWVGEPGEGFYAASKAALARYTEALRQEVWHLGIAVSLVEPGAFRTGVLAAAPAVESRIADYDGPRESAHHTLHRALRRGEDPGKVAELIRRIAASRSPRGRYGAGRGACWVPRLKTLLPQRLFEFALRRAYRLPR; this is encoded by the coding sequence ATGCCGATCACCGTGCTGGTCACCGGAGCCTCCTCCGGGATCGGCCGGGCCACCGCACTGGCCTTCGCCGAGCACGGCGCCAGGGTGTTCGGCACCTCCCGCCACCCGCGCCCGGCCGGGGACGGGGTGGAGATGCTGGAGCTGGACGTCCGGTCCGCGGAGTCGGTTCGCCGCTGCGTCGAGAGAGTCGGCCGGATCGACGTGCTGGTGAACAACGCCGGGGTGATGTGCGAGGGGTTCGCGGAGGAGGTCACCCCCGCCCAGGCGCAGGAGGTGCTGGAGGCCAACTTCCTCGGCACGGTACGGGTCACCAACGCCGTGCTGCCCGGGATGCGCGCCCGCCGGGCGGGCCGGATCGTCAACGTCGGTTCGCTGGCGGCGTGGGTCGGCGAGCCGGGCGAGGGCTTCTACGCGGCGAGCAAGGCCGCGCTGGCCCGCTACACCGAGGCGCTGCGCCAGGAGGTGTGGCATCTGGGGATCGCGGTCTCCCTGGTCGAGCCGGGCGCGTTCCGCACCGGGGTGCTGGCCGCCGCACCCGCGGTCGAGAGCCGGATCGCGGACTACGACGGCCCGCGGGAGAGCGCCCACCACACCCTGCACCGCGCACTGCGGCGCGGCGAGGACCCTGGCAAGGTGGCGGAGCTGATCCGGCGGATCGCGGCGAGCAGGTCACCGCGCGGGCGGTACGGCGCCGGGCGCGGGGCCTGCTGGGTGCCGCGGCTGAAGACCCTGCTGCCGCAACGCCTGTTCGAGTTCGCGCTGCGCCGCGCCTACCGGCTGCCGCGCTGA
- a CDS encoding DUF6247 family protein, with the protein MTAAAGNPFEESPVPDLPPETTPTAIRDALIDEERAQFEVAYREALAEAAETLDLTRVLDVLRNYHRIAWLTQRQGPDAHRRMLDKAAHIVRTGNNPGARSFEDMRAVIDRRLGS; encoded by the coding sequence ATGACCGCAGCGGCCGGAAACCCGTTCGAGGAGTCTCCGGTGCCCGACCTGCCTCCGGAGACAACACCTACCGCCATCCGCGACGCCCTGATCGACGAGGAGCGCGCACAGTTCGAGGTGGCCTACCGGGAGGCGCTGGCTGAGGCCGCCGAAACACTGGATCTGACCCGGGTACTGGATGTGCTGCGCAACTACCATCGCATTGCCTGGCTGACCCAGCGGCAAGGTCCGGACGCCCACCGGCGCATGCTGGACAAGGCCGCGCACATCGTGCGTACCGGTAACAACCCGGGCGCACGGTCGTTCGAAGACATGCGCGCGGTGATCGACAGACGTCTCGGCAGCTAG
- a CDS encoding YnfA family protein yields the protein MLVLRSIALFLVAAVLEIGGAWLVWQGIREHRGWIWIGAGMIALGLYGVVATFQPDAHFGRILAAYGGIFVAGSIAWGMVADGYRPDRFDIIGALVCLAGMAIIMYAPRGG from the coding sequence ATGCTCGTCCTTCGATCCATCGCGCTGTTCCTGGTCGCCGCGGTACTGGAGATCGGCGGCGCCTGGCTGGTCTGGCAGGGCATCCGCGAGCACCGGGGCTGGATCTGGATCGGCGCCGGAATGATCGCGCTGGGCCTGTACGGGGTGGTCGCCACCTTCCAGCCGGACGCCCACTTCGGCCGCATCCTCGCCGCCTACGGGGGCATCTTCGTCGCCGGTTCGATCGCCTGGGGGATGGTCGCCGACGGCTACCGCCCGGACCGCTTCGACATCATCGGTGCCCTGGTCTGCCTGGCCGGGATGGCGATCATCATGTACGCGCCGCGCGGCGGCTGA
- a CDS encoding nuclear transport factor 2 family protein, whose amino-acid sequence MATVSYDRWLHELWNGEPDRLETLARGVVSPDFVGNWPGRPGLVHGPDELAAVIRQGREMFEELRFEVEVGPITQGDLTAARWLARGVHQGSACEFRGHDLLRSGPEGFTEYWVIAEDPTG is encoded by the coding sequence ATGGCAACAGTGAGCTACGACCGCTGGCTGCACGAGCTGTGGAACGGTGAGCCGGACCGGCTGGAGACGCTGGCGCGCGGGGTGGTGTCACCGGACTTCGTCGGCAACTGGCCGGGGCGTCCCGGGCTGGTGCACGGGCCGGACGAGCTGGCCGCGGTGATCCGGCAGGGCAGGGAGATGTTCGAAGAGCTGCGGTTCGAGGTCGAGGTCGGCCCGATCACGCAGGGTGACCTGACCGCGGCCCGCTGGCTGGCCCGCGGCGTCCACCAGGGCTCGGCCTGCGAGTTCCGCGGGCACGACCTGCTGCGTTCCGGACCCGAGGGGTTCACCGAGTACTGGGTGATCGCCGAGGACCCCACCGGCTGA
- a CDS encoding RNA polymerase sigma factor: MTEPRVRPDPAFALLDLYDAALPEVYGYLLSRCGNRTLAEELTSETFLGAVRAAREPGAAPVSIPWLIGVARHKLADHWRRREREERGLRLVHESEPEPADPWDAELDAMLARQTLAELGAHHRAALTLRYLDGLGVPEVAEHLGRTVHATEALLVRARAAFRAVYQGKEGRDDRTV, from the coding sequence GTGACGGAACCTCGGGTGCGACCGGACCCGGCTTTCGCGCTGCTCGACCTCTACGACGCGGCGCTGCCGGAGGTCTATGGCTACCTGCTGTCCCGTTGCGGCAACCGCACGCTGGCCGAGGAGCTGACCTCGGAGACCTTCCTCGGCGCGGTGCGCGCGGCCCGCGAACCCGGGGCGGCCCCGGTCAGCATCCCGTGGCTGATCGGGGTGGCGCGGCACAAGCTGGCCGACCACTGGCGCCGCCGCGAACGCGAGGAACGCGGGCTGCGGCTGGTGCACGAGTCCGAACCGGAGCCGGCCGACCCGTGGGACGCCGAACTGGACGCCATGCTGGCCCGGCAGACCCTGGCCGAGCTGGGCGCGCACCACCGGGCCGCACTCACCCTGCGTTACCTGGACGGCCTCGGCGTGCCCGAGGTCGCCGAACACCTCGGCCGCACCGTGCACGCCACCGAGGCGCTGCTGGTCCGCGCCCGCGCCGCGTTCCGTGCCGTCTACCAGGGGAAGGAGGGCCGTGATGACCGAACCGTCTGA
- a CDS encoding DUF397 domain-containing protein yields MEWRTSSYSATDGHNSNCVEVAFRGVAVAVRDSKSPDTGTLSFPAAAWRAFLAAGQRGSR; encoded by the coding sequence GTGGAGTGGCGCACGAGTAGCTACAGCGCGACCGATGGTCACAACAGCAACTGCGTCGAGGTGGCGTTCCGCGGTGTGGCTGTGGCGGTGCGGGACTCGAAGTCGCCGGATACCGGCACGCTGAGCTTCCCGGCCGCGGCCTGGCGGGCGTTCCTGGCCGCCGGTCAGCGCGGCAGCCGGTAG